A part of Pseudomonas lutea genomic DNA contains:
- the mgtE gene encoding magnesium transporter, with protein sequence MTEVEVKKTQESLQDRLAQVVDLLQRQRIVEDLTHRQEGQHQDRVENLVHRQNLVELQRKLDDLHSADVAYILEALPLEDRLTVWQLVKAERDGDILLEVSDSVRETLIADMDDHELLAAAKEMDADELADLAPELPRDVVHELMEALDTQQRERVRSALSYDEEQVGALMDFEMVTIREDVSLEVVLRYLRRLKELPGHTDKLFVVDSDGILKGVLPIKRLLVNDPEKQVSEVMASDPVSFHPDGDGYEAAQAFERYDLISSPVVDKNGKLIGRLTIDEMVDLIREESETEVLNMAGLREEEDIFASVWRSLRNRWSWLAVNLVTAFLASRVIGLFEGSIEKLVALAALMPIVAGIGGNSGNQTITMIVRAMALDQVSTGNTSRLMRKELAVALINGLVWGGVIGIVAYLLYNSWSLGVVMTAAMTLNLLLAAFMGVLIPMTLVRFGRDPAMGASVMITAMTDSGGFFIFLGLATLFLL encoded by the coding sequence ATGACCGAAGTAGAAGTAAAAAAAACGCAGGAAAGCCTGCAGGACCGTCTGGCCCAGGTCGTCGATCTGCTGCAGCGTCAGCGCATCGTTGAAGACCTGACTCATCGTCAGGAAGGCCAGCATCAGGACCGTGTCGAGAACCTCGTTCACCGGCAAAACCTCGTCGAGCTGCAGCGCAAACTCGATGATCTTCACTCCGCCGACGTCGCCTACATACTCGAAGCACTTCCCCTCGAAGACCGCCTGACGGTCTGGCAGCTGGTGAAGGCCGAGCGCGACGGTGACATCCTCCTTGAAGTGTCCGACTCCGTCCGGGAAACCCTGATCGCCGACATGGACGATCACGAGTTGCTTGCGGCAGCCAAGGAGATGGACGCCGACGAGCTCGCCGACCTTGCACCAGAACTGCCGCGTGACGTCGTCCATGAGTTGATGGAGGCGCTGGACACTCAGCAACGCGAGCGGGTCCGCTCGGCACTGTCGTATGACGAGGAGCAGGTCGGTGCGCTGATGGACTTCGAGATGGTGACCATCCGTGAGGATGTCAGCCTGGAAGTGGTTCTACGTTATCTGCGCCGCCTGAAGGAGCTGCCGGGTCATACCGACAAATTGTTCGTAGTTGACTCCGACGGCATACTCAAAGGTGTGCTGCCGATCAAGCGTTTGCTGGTCAATGACCCCGAGAAGCAAGTGTCGGAGGTGATGGCCAGTGACCCGGTAAGCTTCCATCCCGACGGCGATGGTTACGAAGCGGCGCAGGCGTTCGAGCGATATGACTTGATCTCCTCCCCGGTGGTCGACAAGAACGGCAAGCTGATTGGCCGTCTGACCATCGATGAAATGGTCGATCTGATCCGTGAGGAAAGCGAAACCGAAGTCCTCAATATGGCGGGTTTGCGCGAAGAGGAAGACATCTTTGCGTCTGTGTGGCGTTCATTGCGGAACCGCTGGTCCTGGCTGGCGGTGAACCTGGTCACAGCCTTCCTCGCTTCCCGGGTCATCGGGCTGTTCGAGGGCTCCATCGAGAAGCTGGTGGCGCTCGCAGCCTTGATGCCGATTGTGGCAGGCATTGGTGGCAACTCCGGCAACCAGACCATTACGATGATTGTTCGGGCAATGGCGCTGGATCAGGTAAGCACCGGCAATACGTCCCGTTTGATGCGCAAGGAACTGGCGGTGGCACTCATCAACGGTCTGGTATGGGGTGGGGTGATCGGTATTGTGGCCTACCTGCTTTATAACAGCTGGTCACTGGGTGTGGTCATGACCGCAGCGATGACCTTGAACCTGTTGCTTGCAGCGTTCATGGGGGTATTGATTCCGATGACACTCGTTCGATTCGGGCGCGACCCGGCGATGGGGGCAAGTGTCATGATCACGGCCATG
- a CDS encoding DUF4124 domain-containing protein — protein sequence MPIHPMLSLTGLLLLLPLPAAATTVNRCHDQGGNVTFTTLSCGAGQDTTAVNINPASGMTFTPPTTKADALHPLRTREAVVVGQRDDGCGNVLNAQQRRKAIINYKTPTGMTKRDVESLLGKPDKIVSRNAEVRYVYSEKKGHSRQVIFDEHGCVKGKR from the coding sequence ATGCCAATACACCCCATGCTTTCTTTAACCGGCCTGCTGCTTTTGCTGCCGCTTCCCGCCGCAGCCACAACAGTCAATCGGTGCCACGATCAAGGCGGGAATGTGACCTTCACAACGTTGAGTTGCGGTGCGGGACAGGACACAACAGCCGTGAATATCAACCCGGCATCAGGCATGACCTTCACCCCTCCGACGACGAAAGCAGACGCACTGCATCCGCTCAGAACCAGGGAGGCGGTCGTCGTGGGGCAGCGTGATGATGGATGCGGCAATGTCTTGAACGCACAACAACGCCGCAAGGCGATCATCAATTACAAGACACCGACGGGCATGACCAAACGAGACGTGGAGAGCTTGCTGGGCAAGCCAGACAAAATTGTCAGCCGCAACGCTGAGGTGAGGTATGTCTACAGCGAGAAGAAAGGACACAGCAGGCAAGTCATCTTCGACGAGCACGGCTGCGTAAAAGGTAAACGCTAG
- the csrA gene encoding carbon storage regulator CsrA: MLILTRRCAESLIIGDGEITVTVLGVKGNQVRLGVNAPKEVAVHREEIYLRIKKEKDEEPSH, encoded by the coding sequence ATGCTGATTCTGACGCGCCGTTGCGCGGAAAGTCTGATCATTGGTGACGGCGAAATTACCGTGACCGTGCTCGGTGTCAAAGGTAATCAAGTACGCCTCGGGGTTAACGCGCCCAAGGAAGTGGCTGTTCACCGTGAAGAGATTTACCTGCGTATAAAGAAGGAGAAGGACGAAGAACCAAGCCATTAA
- a CDS encoding aspartate kinase: MALIVQKFGGTSVGSVERIEQVADKVKKFRDAGDDLVVVLSAMSGETNRLIELARQISDQPVPRELDVIVSTGEQVTIALLAMALIKRGVPAVSYTGNQVRILTDSAHNKARILQIDDQKIRTDLKAGRVVVVAGFQGVDEDGNITTLGRGGSDTTGVALAAALKADECQIYTDVDGVYTTDPRVVSQAQRLDKITFEEMLEMASLGSKVLQIRAVEFAGKYNVPLRVLHSFKEGPGTLITIDEEESMEQPIISGIAFNRDEAKLTIRGVPDTPGVAFKILGPISGANIEVDMIVQNVSHDNTTDFTFTVHRNDYQAALQVLQNTANEIGAREVIGDTKIAKVSIVGVGMRSHAGVASRMFEALAKESINIQMISTSEIKVSVVIEEKYLELAVRALHTAFELDAPRQGE, from the coding sequence ATGGCTCTAATCGTACAAAAGTTTGGCGGCACCTCGGTGGGCTCGGTTGAGCGTATCGAACAGGTGGCCGACAAGGTCAAGAAATTCCGTGATGCGGGCGATGATCTGGTGGTCGTGCTGTCGGCCATGAGCGGCGAAACCAATCGCCTGATCGAACTGGCCCGGCAGATCAGTGATCAGCCGGTGCCGCGCGAGCTGGACGTGATTGTTTCCACCGGCGAGCAGGTCACCATTGCGCTGCTGGCCATGGCGCTGATCAAGCGTGGTGTTCCGGCAGTGTCGTACACCGGGAATCAGGTTCGCATCCTGACCGACAGCGCTCACAACAAGGCGCGTATCCTGCAGATCGACGACCAGAAAATTCGCACCGACCTGAAGGCCGGCCGGGTTGTGGTGGTCGCCGGATTCCAGGGCGTTGACGAAGACGGCAACATCACGACTCTCGGCCGTGGTGGCTCCGATACCACGGGTGTCGCGCTTGCAGCCGCGCTGAAAGCCGACGAATGCCAGATCTACACCGACGTCGACGGCGTCTACACGACGGACCCGCGTGTGGTGTCTCAGGCCCAGCGTCTGGACAAGATCACATTCGAAGAAATGCTGGAAATGGCGAGCCTGGGCTCCAAGGTCCTGCAAATCCGCGCGGTGGAATTCGCCGGCAAGTACAACGTCCCGCTGCGCGTACTGCACAGCTTCAAGGAGGGTCCAGGTACCCTCATTACCATTGATGAAGAGGAATCCATGGAACAGCCGATCATTTCGGGCATCGCCTTCAATCGCGACGAAGCCAAGCTGACCATCCGTGGCGTGCCAGATACCCCGGGCGTTGCGTTCAAGATTCTGGGCCCGATCAGCGGTGCGAACATTGAAGTCGACATGATCGTGCAGAACGTTTCGCACGATAACACCACCGATTTCACCTTCACCGTGCATCGCAATGATTACCAGGCTGCACTTCAGGTATTGCAGAACACCGCGAATGAAATTGGTGCGCGTGAAGTGATTGGCGATACCAAGATCGCCAAGGTCTCCATCGTGGGTGTCGGCATGCGTTCCCATGCCGGTGTGGCCAGTCGCATGTTCGAAGCGCTGGCCAAGGAAAGCATCAACATCCAGATGATTTCTACTTCCGAGATCAAGGTGTCGGTGGTGATCGAAGAGAAGTACCTGGAACTGGCGGTGCGCGCACTGCATACGGCGTTCGAGCTCGACGCCCCGCGTCAGGGCGAGTAA
- the alaS gene encoding alanine--tRNA ligase, whose protein sequence is MKSAEIREAFLRFFEEQGHTRVASSSLIPGNDPTLLFTNAGMNQFKDCFLGQEKRSYTRAVSSQKCVRAGGKHNDLENVGYTARHHTFFEMLGNFSFGDYFKRDAITYAWTFLTGVLNLPKEKLWVTVYASDDEAYDIWTREIGVPAERMVRIGDNKGAPYASDNFWTMGDTGPCGPCTEIFYDHGADIWGGPPGSPEEDGDRYIEIWNNVFMQFNRTADGVLHPLPAPSVDTGMGLERVSAVLQHVNSNYEIDLFQSLLAAAANAIGCSNDNQASLKVVADHIRSCGFLIADGVLPSNEGRGYVLRRIIRRACRHGNKLGAKGSFFYQIVAALVAEMGEAFPELKNQQAHIERVLKAEEEQFAKTLEQGLKILEQDLAELKGTIVPGDVVFKLYDTYGFPMDLTGDIARERNLTLDEAGFEREMDAQRERARSASSFGMDYNSLVKVDVATQFTGYKATAGEAKVVALYKDGIAVEQLSEGEDGVVILDQTPFYAESGGQIGDSGYLTAGGDVRFDVSDTTKTGGAFLHHGVQVSGSLKVGTTVSTEVAAEVRQATSLNHSATHLLHAALRQVLGDHVQQKGSLVDSQRLRFDFSHFEAIKPEQIKALEDIVNAEVRKNTAVETEETDIETAKKKGAMALFGEKYGDSVRVLSMGGGFSVELCGGIHANRTGDIALFKIVSESGVAAGVRRIEAVTGAVALEYLNAAEEQLKEAANLVKGNRDNVLDKLSAVLERNRLLEKQLEQLQAKAASAAGDDLSGSAVDVKGVKVLAARLDGQDGKALLALVDQLKNKLGRAVILLGGVHEDKVVLVAGVTKDLTGQLKAGDLMKQAAAAVGGKGGGRPDMAQGGGVDAAGLEAALALAVPFAEQGI, encoded by the coding sequence ATGAAAAGCGCAGAAATCCGTGAAGCCTTCCTTCGCTTCTTCGAAGAGCAAGGCCACACCCGAGTCGCCTCCAGCTCCTTGATTCCGGGTAACGACCCGACCCTGCTGTTCACCAACGCAGGCATGAACCAGTTCAAGGATTGCTTCCTCGGCCAGGAAAAGCGGTCCTACACCCGCGCCGTCAGCAGCCAGAAGTGCGTCCGGGCCGGCGGCAAGCACAACGACCTGGAAAACGTCGGCTATACCGCACGTCACCACACCTTCTTCGAGATGCTGGGTAACTTCAGTTTCGGTGATTATTTCAAGCGCGACGCCATTACTTACGCCTGGACCTTCCTCACCGGCGTGCTGAACCTGCCCAAGGAAAAACTCTGGGTCACGGTATACGCGTCGGATGACGAAGCGTACGACATCTGGACCAGGGAAATCGGCGTGCCGGCCGAGCGCATGGTGCGTATCGGTGACAACAAGGGCGCGCCATACGCCTCCGACAACTTCTGGACCATGGGCGACACTGGCCCGTGCGGCCCTTGCACCGAGATTTTCTACGACCACGGCGCCGACATCTGGGGTGGCCCGCCGGGTTCGCCTGAAGAGGACGGTGACCGTTACATCGAAATCTGGAACAACGTCTTCATGCAGTTCAACCGCACGGCCGATGGCGTTCTGCACCCGTTGCCAGCGCCATCGGTTGATACCGGCATGGGCCTTGAGCGCGTGAGCGCCGTGCTGCAACACGTCAATTCCAACTACGAAATCGACCTGTTCCAGAGCCTGCTGGCCGCTGCTGCCAACGCCATCGGTTGCAGCAACGACAATCAGGCGTCCCTGAAAGTCGTCGCCGACCATATCCGTTCGTGCGGCTTCCTGATTGCCGACGGTGTGCTCCCGTCCAACGAAGGCCGTGGTTACGTGCTGCGCCGCATCATTCGCCGCGCCTGCCGTCATGGCAACAAGCTGGGCGCCAAGGGCAGCTTCTTCTATCAGATCGTCGCGGCACTGGTCGCCGAAATGGGCGAAGCGTTCCCTGAGCTCAAGAACCAGCAGGCGCACATCGAGCGCGTACTGAAGGCCGAAGAAGAGCAGTTCGCCAAGACCCTGGAGCAGGGCTTGAAGATTCTGGAGCAGGATCTCGCCGAGCTCAAAGGCACCATCGTCCCCGGCGACGTGGTGTTCAAGCTGTACGACACCTACGGTTTCCCGATGGACCTGACCGGCGATATCGCCCGCGAGCGCAACCTGACCCTCGACGAGGCCGGTTTCGAACGTGAAATGGACGCCCAGCGTGAGCGCGCGCGTTCTGCCAGTTCCTTCGGCATGGACTACAACAGCCTGGTGAAGGTTGATGTGGCCACGCAATTCACCGGTTACAAAGCCACCGCAGGTGAGGCCAAGGTCGTCGCGCTCTACAAAGACGGCATCGCGGTCGAGCAGCTGAGTGAAGGCGAGGACGGCGTCGTCATCCTCGACCAGACCCCGTTCTACGCAGAATCGGGCGGCCAGATCGGCGACAGCGGTTACCTGACTGCCGGTGGCGACGTACGCTTCGACGTGAGCGACACCACCAAGACCGGCGGCGCGTTCCTGCACCACGGTGTTCAAGTGTCGGGCAGCCTGAAAGTCGGCACCACCGTCAGCACCGAAGTCGCGGCCGAAGTTCGTCAGGCCACTTCGTTGAACCACTCTGCCACGCACTTGCTGCACGCCGCGCTGCGCCAGGTGCTGGGCGACCACGTCCAGCAGAAAGGCTCGCTGGTCGACAGTCAGCGCCTGCGTTTCGACTTCAGCCACTTCGAGGCCATCAAGCCCGAGCAGATCAAGGCGCTTGAAGACATCGTCAATGCCGAAGTGCGCAAGAACACCGCCGTCGAAACCGAAGAAACCGACATCGAGACCGCCAAGAAGAAGGGCGCCATGGCGCTGTTCGGCGAGAAGTACGGCGACAGCGTTCGAGTGCTGAGCATGGGCGGCGGTTTCTCGGTCGAGCTGTGCGGCGGCATCCACGCCAACCGTACCGGCGACATCGCGCTGTTTAAAATCGTCAGCGAAAGCGGCGTGGCCGCAGGCGTGCGCCGTATCGAAGCAGTCACTGGCGCCGTGGCGCTGGAATACCTCAACGCGGCTGAAGAGCAACTGAAGGAAGCCGCGAACCTGGTCAAAGGCAACCGCGACAACGTTCTGGACAAGCTGTCGGCAGTCCTGGAGCGAAATCGTCTGCTGGAAAAACAACTCGAACAGCTACAGGCCAAAGCGGCCAGCGCTGCGGGCGACGACCTGTCGGGTTCGGCTGTCGATGTCAAAGGCGTGAAGGTGCTTGCTGCCCGTCTCGACGGTCAGGATGGCAAGGCGCTGCTGGCGCTGGTTGATCAATTGAAAAACAAGCTCGGCCGCGCAGTGATCCTGCTCGGCGGGGTGCATGAAGACAAGGTCGTGCTGGTGGCAGGCGTCACCAAAGACCTGACTGGCCAACTCAAAGCCGGTGATTTGATGAAGCAGGCAGCTGCCGCTGTTGGCGGTAAAGGCGGCGGTCGCCCTGACATGGCGCAAGGCGGCGGTGTTGATGCTGCCGGACTCGAAGCAGCGCTGGCACTGGCTGTTCCGTTCGCCGAACAAGGTATTTAA
- the ltaE gene encoding low-specificity L-threonine aldolase: MAVIDLRSDTVTQPSAGMRDAMASAPLGDDVYGEDPTVNRLESWLAEHLGFAAALFVPTGTMSNLLGLMAHCERGDEYIVGQQAHTYKYEGGGAAVLGSIQPQPLDNQADGSLDLEQVAAAIKADDFHFARTRLLALENTMHGKVLPLEYLAGARALTRERGLNLHLDGARLYNASVKLGVDAREIAGHFDSVSVCLSKGLGAPVGSVLCGSDAFIGKARRLRKMVGGGMRQAGSLAAAGLYALEHQVQRLAEDHANAAALGQALAELGFDVEPVQTNMVYVQLGDRAQSLKALCAERGIVLSAAPRLRMVTHMDVTSAHLDQVVSAFAEFGVH; the protein is encoded by the coding sequence GTGGCGGTTATCGATCTGCGCAGTGACACCGTGACCCAACCCTCGGCCGGCATGCGTGACGCCATGGCTAGTGCGCCACTGGGCGACGACGTGTATGGCGAGGATCCAACGGTGAATCGGCTGGAGTCCTGGCTCGCGGAGCATCTCGGTTTCGCCGCCGCGCTGTTCGTGCCCACCGGGACCATGAGCAACCTGCTGGGTCTGATGGCCCATTGCGAGCGCGGCGACGAGTACATCGTTGGCCAGCAGGCCCATACCTACAAATACGAGGGTGGCGGCGCGGCCGTGCTGGGCTCGATTCAGCCTCAGCCGCTCGACAACCAGGCGGACGGGTCCCTTGATCTGGAGCAGGTCGCCGCCGCCATCAAGGCGGACGACTTTCATTTCGCCCGCACCCGATTGCTGGCCCTTGAAAACACCATGCACGGCAAGGTCCTGCCGCTTGAATACCTCGCGGGGGCACGGGCATTGACCCGCGAAAGAGGCTTGAACCTGCACCTTGATGGCGCTCGTCTGTACAACGCCTCGGTCAAACTGGGCGTCGACGCGCGTGAGATCGCCGGCCATTTTGATTCTGTTTCCGTATGCCTCTCAAAGGGGCTCGGCGCGCCGGTCGGTTCAGTGCTGTGCGGGTCAGACGCGTTCATCGGCAAGGCCCGTCGCTTGCGCAAGATGGTCGGCGGTGGCATGCGGCAGGCGGGCTCGCTGGCCGCGGCGGGTCTTTACGCGCTTGAGCATCAAGTCCAGCGTCTGGCCGAGGACCATGCCAATGCGGCAGCCCTCGGTCAGGCCCTTGCGGAGCTTGGCTTCGACGTCGAACCGGTGCAGACCAATATGGTTTATGTGCAACTTGGCGATCGCGCTCAATCCCTCAAGGCACTGTGTGCGGAGCGGGGGATTGTCCTGAGCGCCGCGCCGCGCCTGCGCATGGTCACTCATATGGATGTGACGAGTGCGCATCTGGATCAAGTGGTCTCGGCGTTTGCCGAATTCGGCGTTCACTGA
- a CDS encoding 6,7-dimethyl-8-ribityllumazine synthase, with product MQPTAIHAHERVAFIQACWHKEIVDQARKGFVAEMAQHGYAETDIDFFEVGGAFEIPLHAKLLAKSGRYGGVVAAGLVVDGGIYRHEFVAQSVISALMQVQLETEVPVFSVVLTPHHFHAGEEHQKFFFDHFVHKGQEAAKTCADTLTKLRAVRRVGEVQKAAG from the coding sequence ATGCAACCTACCGCCATTCACGCTCACGAGCGCGTCGCTTTCATTCAAGCCTGCTGGCACAAGGAAATCGTCGATCAGGCGCGCAAGGGCTTCGTCGCCGAAATGGCTCAGCACGGCTATGCCGAAACCGATATCGACTTTTTTGAAGTCGGCGGCGCCTTTGAAATCCCCCTCCATGCGAAGTTGCTGGCCAAGTCAGGCCGTTACGGCGGCGTTGTGGCCGCAGGCCTGGTCGTCGACGGCGGGATCTATCGCCACGAGTTCGTCGCGCAGTCGGTGATCAGCGCCCTGATGCAAGTCCAGCTGGAAACTGAGGTGCCGGTGTTCTCGGTCGTGCTGACGCCGCATCACTTCCATGCCGGTGAAGAGCATCAGAAGTTCTTCTTCGATCATTTCGTACACAAGGGTCAGGAAGCAGCAAAAACCTGCGCCGACACGCTGACCAAATTGCGGGCGGTGCGTCGGGTCGGTGAGGTGCAGAAGGCGGCGGGTTGA
- the astE gene encoding succinylglutamate desuccinylase, which yields MLALGKLLELTLAGREPAEKTQLTVDGVRLRWLAEGALEVRPPEARDNGTDLLLSAGIHGNETAPIELLDALIHAIARGELKPRARILFLFGNPEAMRRGERYVEQDVNRLFNGRHEHSGGSEALRACELERLAASFFSIAGRYRLHYDLHTAIRGSKIEQFALYPWKEGRAHSRRELARLRAAGMEAVLLQNKSSIVFSAYTYDKLDAEAFTLELGKARPFGHNQQVNLQKLQACLERLIAGNEIDDGVGLDGLQLFSVAREIIKHSDAFQLHLPVDIENFTELEKGYVLAEDLADSRWVIEEEGARIIFPNPKVKNGLRAGILIVPATDETLV from the coding sequence ATGCTCGCCCTCGGCAAATTGCTTGAACTGACACTCGCGGGTCGCGAACCTGCGGAAAAGACTCAGCTGACCGTCGACGGCGTGCGTCTGCGCTGGCTGGCAGAGGGGGCGCTTGAAGTCAGGCCCCCCGAGGCGCGCGACAACGGCACTGACCTGCTGCTGTCCGCCGGCATCCATGGCAATGAAACTGCGCCGATCGAGTTGCTCGATGCGCTGATTCACGCCATTGCCCGGGGTGAACTCAAGCCGCGGGCGCGTATTCTGTTTCTTTTCGGCAACCCTGAAGCGATGCGCCGTGGAGAGCGTTACGTCGAGCAAGACGTCAATCGCCTGTTCAACGGCCGTCACGAGCACAGCGGGGGCAGCGAAGCGCTGCGTGCCTGCGAGCTCGAACGCCTGGCGGCGAGCTTCTTCAGCATCGCGGGCCGTTACCGTTTGCACTACGACCTGCACACTGCGATTCGCGGCTCGAAAATCGAGCAGTTCGCCCTGTACCCGTGGAAAGAGGGCCGCGCGCATTCCCGACGCGAGCTCGCGCGGCTGCGAGCAGCGGGCATGGAAGCGGTGTTGTTGCAGAACAAGTCATCCATCGTCTTCAGTGCGTACACCTACGACAAGCTGGATGCCGAAGCCTTCACGCTGGAGCTGGGCAAGGCGCGCCCCTTCGGGCACAACCAGCAGGTCAATCTGCAAAAACTGCAGGCCTGCCTGGAGCGGTTGATTGCCGGCAATGAAATCGATGACGGTGTTGGGCTGGACGGATTGCAGTTGTTCAGCGTCGCGCGCGAAATCATCAAGCACAGCGATGCTTTCCAGCTGCATTTGCCGGTGGACATCGAGAACTTCACTGAGCTCGAAAAAGGCTACGTGCTCGCCGAAGATCTCGCCGATTCACGCTGGGTAATAGAAGAAGAGGGCGCCCGGATCATCTTCCCCAACCCGAAAGTCAAAAACGGCCTGCGGGCCGGGATATTGATCGTGCCGGCGACAGACGAGACGCTGGTTTAG
- the astB gene encoding N-succinylarginine dihydrolase produces the protein MKSCEVNFDGLVGPTHNYGGLSFGNVASQNNCQQASNPREAALQGLAKMKALMEMGFTQGVLAPQERPDVAGLRRLGFSGSDAQVIERAAKESMPLLAASCSASSMWVANAATVSPSADTADGRVHFTAANLNCKYHRSIEHPTTSRVLGAMFADQQHFAHHAALPAVAQFGDEGAANHTRFCRSYGEAGVEFFVFGRAAFDSRFPAPQKYPARQTLEASQAVARLHGLSAEGVVFAQQNPAVIDQGVFHNDVISVGNGEVLFYHEDAFLNTEPMLAELNDKLGRRGGRFQAICVPRSEVGVEDAVRSYLFNSQLLSRADGSMLLIVPEECRSNERVWNYLQRLLADDSPIREVNVFDLKQSMQNGGGPACLRLRVALNETELAAVNPGVIMTAPLYETLTQWVDKHYRDRMSDSDLADPQLLTECRTALDELTQHLKLGAVYPFQID, from the coding sequence ATGAAATCCTGCGAAGTCAACTTTGACGGTCTAGTGGGCCCGACCCACAACTACGGTGGGCTGTCCTTCGGCAATGTCGCGTCCCAGAACAACTGCCAGCAAGCCTCCAATCCGCGCGAGGCTGCACTGCAGGGCCTGGCCAAAATGAAAGCCCTGATGGAGATGGGATTTACCCAGGGCGTGCTTGCGCCGCAGGAGCGGCCCGACGTGGCGGGTCTGCGTCGACTTGGCTTCAGCGGCAGCGACGCGCAAGTCATCGAACGCGCTGCAAAAGAATCCATGCCGCTACTCGCCGCCAGTTGCTCGGCATCCAGCATGTGGGTGGCCAACGCCGCCACGGTCAGCCCGAGCGCCGATACCGCCGATGGCCGCGTGCATTTCACCGCCGCCAACCTCAACTGCAAATACCACCGCAGCATCGAACACCCGACCACCAGCCGCGTATTGGGCGCAATGTTCGCCGATCAGCAGCATTTCGCGCACCACGCAGCGTTGCCTGCCGTTGCCCAGTTTGGCGACGAGGGCGCGGCCAACCACACACGTTTCTGCCGCAGTTACGGCGAGGCCGGCGTCGAGTTTTTTGTATTCGGCCGAGCGGCGTTCGACAGCCGCTTCCCCGCACCGCAGAAGTACCCGGCGCGACAGACCCTCGAAGCTTCCCAGGCGGTGGCTCGCCTGCATGGCCTAAGCGCAGAGGGCGTGGTTTTCGCCCAGCAGAATCCGGCTGTGATCGATCAAGGCGTGTTCCATAACGACGTGATCTCGGTCGGCAACGGCGAAGTGCTCTTCTATCACGAGGACGCGTTTCTCAACACCGAGCCGATGCTGGCCGAGCTGAATGACAAGCTCGGTCGCCGGGGCGGGCGCTTCCAGGCCATTTGCGTGCCGCGCAGTGAAGTCGGCGTGGAAGACGCGGTGCGCTCGTACCTGTTCAACAGCCAGTTGTTGTCCCGCGCCGACGGCTCGATGCTGCTCATCGTGCCGGAAGAGTGCCGCAGCAATGAACGCGTGTGGAACTACCTGCAACGCTTGTTGGCCGATGACAGCCCGATCCGCGAGGTCAATGTTTTCGATCTCAAGCAAAGCATGCAGAACGGCGGTGGCCCTGCCTGCCTGCGTCTGCGGGTGGCGCTGAACGAGACCGAACTGGCCGCGGTCAATCCGGGCGTTATCATGACCGCACCGCTGTACGAGACGCTGACGCAGTGGGTCGACAAGCATTATCGTGATCGCATGAGCGACAGTGATCTGGCCGACCCGCAACTGCTGACGGAGTGCCGTACCGCGCTGGATGAGCTGACTCAGCACCTGAAGCTGGGCGCGGTCTATCCTTTCCAGATCGATTGA